The Humulus lupulus chromosome 3, drHumLupu1.1, whole genome shotgun sequence genome window below encodes:
- the LOC133822030 gene encoding lipoyl synthase 2, mitochondrial-like yields the protein MNSRFTTLGRTLKSTSKKLFSSSTQSTSTSSQFPQTLAGLRARLAAESPSLTDFAEDLKSNSPYSVEDGTKKNPLPKPKWMKEAVLGGQKYVLIKKKLRELNLHTVCEEARCPNLGECWSGGETGTATATIMILGDTCTRGCRFCNVKTSRTPPPLDPNEPTNVAEAIASWGLDYVVITSVDRDDLPDQGSGHFAETVQKLKELKPNMLIEALVPDFRGDSTCVEKVARSGLDVFAHNIETVKELQKVVRDHRANFEQSLEVLVMAKDQAPAGTLTKTSIMLGCRETPDQVMKTMEKVRAAGVDVMTFGQYMRPSKRHMHASEHITPEAFEKYRVLGMDMGFRYVASGPMVRSSYKAGEYYIKSMIESDRAAFSS from the exons ATGAACTCCCGCTTCACGACCCTAGGCCGAACCCTAAAATCGACCTCAAAAAAGCTCTTCTCATCTTCCACCCAATCCACATCCACCAGTTCCCAATTCCCTCAAACTCTAGCGGGGCTCCGAGCTCGATTGGCCGCCGAATCCCCCTCACTCACCGATTTCGCCGAGGATCTCAAATCCAATAGCCCTTATTCCGTCGAGGATGGGACCAAGAAGAATCCCCTTCCCAAGCCCAAATGGATGAAGGAGGCCGTCCTCGGAGGCCAGAAGTACGTCCTGATTAAGAAAAAGCTCAGGGAATTGAATCTCCATACCGTGTGCGAGGAGGCTCGATGCCCCAATCTCGGCGAGTGTTGGTCCGGCGGTGAGACCGGCACTGCCACAGCCACGATCATGATTCTCGGTGATACTTGTACTCGGGGTTGCAG GTTCTGCAATGTGAAGACTTCAAGAACGCCGCCTCCACTTGATCCTAATGAGCCCACCAATGTGGCAGAGGCGATTGCGTCGTGGGGGTTGGATTACGTGGTGATCACTAGTGTGGACCGGGATGATTTACCTGATCAGGGGAGTGGTCATTTTGCCGAGACGGTGCAGAAGTTGAAAGAACTGAAGCCAAATATGCTCATAGAGGCATTGG TTCCTGATTTTCGAGGAGACAGCACGTGTGTTGAGAAAGTTGCAAGGTCCGGGCTAGATGTATTTGCTCACAATATTGAAACAGTTAAGGAGCTTCAGAAGGTAGTGCGGGATCATCGGGCAAATTTTGAGCAATCTCTAGAAGTTCTCGTGATGGCTAAAGACCAAGCTCCTGCTGGAACGCTTACAAAGACTTCAATAATGTTAGGCTGCAGGGAAACACCTGATCAAGTTATGAAGACGATGGAGAAGGTGAGAGCTGCTGGTGTTGATGTGATGACATTTGGTCAATATATGCGACCTTCCAAGCGTCATATGCATGCTTCTGAACATATTACCCCTGAAGCTTTTGAGAAGTATCGCGTCCTCGGCATGGATATG GGATTTCGTTATGTGGCTTCTGGTCCTATGGTCAGGTCATCATACAAAGCAGGTGAATACTATATCAAGTCCATGATAGAATCTGATCGAGCTGCATTCTCTTCTTAA
- the LOC133822029 gene encoding lipoyl synthase, mitochondrial-like, producing the protein MNSRFTTLGRTLKSTSKKLFSSSTQSTSTSSQFPQTLAGLRARLAAESPSLTDFAEDLNSNSPYSVEVGTKKNPLPKPKWMKEAVPGGQKYVQIKKKLRELNLHTVCEEARCPNLGECWSGGETGTATATIMILGDTCTRGCRFCNVKTSRTPPPPDPNEPTNVAEAIASWGLDYVVITSVDRDDLPDQGSGHFAETVQKLKELKPNMLIEALVPDFRGDSTCVEKVARSGLDVFAHNIETVKELQKVVRDHRANFEQSLEVLVMAKDQAPAGTLTKTSIMLGCGETPDQVMKTMEKVRAAGVDVMTFGQYMRPSKRHMPVSEYITPEAFEKYRVLGMDMGFRYVASGPMVRSSYKAGEYYIKSMIESDRAASSS; encoded by the exons ATGAACTCCCGCTTCACGACCCTAGGCCGAACCCTAAAATCGACCTCAAAAAAGCTCTTCTCATCTTCCACCCAATCCACATCCACCAGTTCCCAATTCCCTCAAACTCTAGCGGGGCTCCGAGCTCGATTGGCCGCCGAATCCCCCTCACTCACCGATTTCGCCGAGGATCTCAACTCCAATAGCCCTTATTCCGTCGAGGTTGGGACCAAGAAGAATCCCCTTCCCAAGCCCAAATGGATGAAGGAGGCCGTCCCCGGAGGCCAGAAGTATGTCCAGATTAAGAAAAAGCTCAGGGAATTGAATCTCCATACCGTGTGCGAGGAGGCTCGATGCCCCAATCTCGGCGAGTGTTGGTCCGGCGGTGAGACCGGCACTGCCACAGCCACGATCATGATTCTCGGTGATACTTGTACTCGGGGTTGCAG GTTCTGCAATGTGAAGACTTCAAGAACGCCGCCTCCACCTGATCCTAATGAGCCCACCAATGTGGCAGAGGCGATTGCGTCGTGGGGGTTGGATTACGTGGTGATCACTAGTGTGGACCGGGATGATTTACCTGATCAGGGGAGTGGTCATTTTGCCGAGACGGTGCAGAAGTTGAAAGAACTGAAGCCAAATATGCTCATAGAGGCATTGG TTCCTGATTTTCGAGGAGACAGCACGTGTGTTGAGAAAGTTGCAAGGTCCGGGCTAGATGTATTTGCTCACAATATTGAAACAGTTAAGGAGCTTCAGAAGGTAGTGCGGGATCATCGGGCAAATTTTGAGCAATCTCTAGAAGTTCTCGTGATGGCTAAAGACCAAGCTCCTGCTGGAACGCTTACAAAGACTTCAATAATGTTAGGCTGCGGGGAAACACCTGATCAAGTTATGAAGACGATGGAGAAGGTGAGAGCTGCTGGTGTTGATGTGATGACATTTGGTCAATATATGCGACCTTCCAAGCGTCATATGCCTGTTTCTGAATATATTACCCCTGAAGCTTTTGAGAAGTATCGCGTCCTCGGCATGGATATG GGATTTCGTTATGTGGCTTCTGGTCCTATGGTCAGGTCATCATACAAAGCAGGTGAATACTACATCAAGTCCATGATAGAATCTGATCGAGCTGCATCCTCTTCTTAA
- the LOC133822028 gene encoding cleavage and polyadenylation specificity factor subunit 3-II: MAIDCLILGAGQEVGKSCVVVSINGKRIMFDCGMHMGYLDHRRYPDFSLIPNSDQGRSGFDHAIDCIIITHFHLDHVGALAYFTEVCGYRGPIYMTYPTKALSPLMLEDYRKVMIERRGEEEQFTSDHIAECMKKVIAVDLKQTVQVDKDLQIRAYYAGHVLGAAMFYAKVGDSAILYTGDYNMTPDRHLGAAQIDRLHLDLVISESTYATTIRDSKYGREREFLKAVHKCISGGGKVLIPTFALGRAQELCILLEDYWERMNLKVPIYFSAGLTVQANMYYKMLISWTSQRIKETYLTHNAFDFKYVKDFDRSMIDAPGPCVLFATPGMISGGFSLEVFKHWAPSEMNLITLPGYCVAGTIGHKLMSGKPSKVDLDKDTCVDVRCQIHQLSFSPHTDAKGIMDLIKFLSPKHVILVHGEKPKMATLKGRIQSELGIPCYDPANNETVSIQSTQYVKAVASDAFARSCLNPNFKFLKSSSDNGLQVTDERVSEGIFVLEKSQKAKVVHQDELLLMLGEKEHKVAHAFCFPVHIGNVESSERSDTGFWLSLLSARLSDEISAGIVQAFEEHIQVESFHLSICLNDSCPHRITDNSQNKSELVFCCCTWSVEDEKIAWKIISILKNFNLNSTSGQPGQLHTSNN; the protein is encoded by the exons ATGGCGATCGACTGTCTCATCCTTG GCGCAGGGCAAGAGGTGGGGAAGAGCTGCGTTGTGGTCTCCATCAATGGAAAACGAATTATGTTCGACTGTGGGATGCACATGGGCTATCTCGATCATCGCCGATACCCCGATTTCTCTCTCATCCCAAATTCTGATCAAGGACGTTCCGGCTTCGACCACGCCATTGATTGCATCATCATCACTCACTT TCACTTGGATCACGTTGGCGCTCTTGCATACTTTACTGAAGTTTGTGGGTATCGTGGACCTATTTACATGACG TATCCAACGAAGGCATTGTCTCCGCTCATGTTGGAGGATTATCGAAAAGTAATGATTGAGAGGAGGGGTGAGGAAGAACAATTTACCTCTGATCATATAGCGGAATGCATGAAGAAAG TTATAGCTGTTGATCTAAAGCAGACGGTTCAGGTTGATAAAGATCTTCAAATCCGTGCATATTACGCAGGACAT GTTCTTGGAGCTGCAATGTTCTATGCAAAGGTAGGAGATAGTGCTATACTGTACACAGGAGACTATAATATGACACCAGATAGACATCTTGGAGCTGCTCAAATTGATCGACTGCATTTGGACCTTGTTATATCCGA GTCTACATATGCAACAACTATACGTGACTCAAAATACGGTCGAGAGAGGGAATTTCTCAAAGCG GTTCACAAATGTATCTCTGGGGGAGGAAAAGTGCTTATACCCACATTCGCTCTAGGAAGAGCTCAG GAACTCTGCATCCTGTTAGAAGATTACTGGGAGCGAATGAATCTAAAGGTTCCTATATACTTCTCAGCAG GTTTAACTGTTCAAGCCAATATGTATTATAAAATGCTTATCAGTTGGACCAGCCAGAGGATCAAGGAGACATATTTGACCCACAATGCATTTGATTTCAAATATG TTAAAGATTTTGACCGTTCAATGATAGATGCGCCTGGACCCTGTGTTCTCTTTGCCACACCAGGAATGATAAGTGGTGGTTTTTCACTTGAGGTTTTTAAACATTGGGCTCCTTCAGAAATGAATCTTATTACACTGCCTGG GTATTGTGTAGCTGGAACCATAGGACATAAATTGATGTCAGGGAAACCTTCCAAAGTTGATCTGGACAAGGACACTTGTGTCGATGTGCGATGCCAG ATTCATCAATTGTCTTTCAGTCCTCACACAGATGCCAAAGGTATCATGGATCTTATAAAATTTCTCTCCCCTAAACATGTAATACTTGTTCATGGTGAGAAGCCCAAGATGGCAACTTTAAAAGGTAGAATTCAGTCTGAACTAGGCATTCCATGCTATGACCCTGCAAATAACGAGACAGTATCAATTCAATCCACACAGTATGTGAAAGCAGTAGCCTCTGATGCATTCGCCCGGAGTTGCTTGAATCCAAACTTCAAGTTTTTGAAAAGCAGCTCAGACAACGGTTTGCAAGTTACTGATGAAAGGGTATCTGAGGGGATCTTTGTTCTGGAGAAAAGCCAAAAAGCAAAAGTCGTACACCAAGACGAGCTTTTGCTCATGTTGGGAGAAAAGGAGCACAAAGTTGCACATGCCTTTTGTTTTCCTGTTCATATCGGCAACGTAGAGAGCTCAGAGCGGTCTGACACAGGCTTTTGGCTTAGTTTATTATCTGCAAGACTTTCTGATGAGATTTCTGCAGGGATTGTCCAAGCTTTTGAAGAGCATATTCAAGTAGAGTCATTTCATCTGTCCATTTGCTTGAATGATAGCTGCCCTCATAGGATAACAGATAATTCTCAAAATAAATCTGAATTGGTATTTTGTTGCTGTACTTGGTCAGTGGAAGATGAGAAGATTGCATGGAAGATCAtttcaattttgaaaaatttcaaCTTGAATTCAACCAGCGGTCAACCGGGGCAACTACACACATCTAATAATTGA